AAATAGGCATTTAAAGTATCATGTTactttgaaaatgttttttaaatccaAATAAACTCATTTAAATTAGTGCGACGGACATATTAATCATTTcccaattaaataaattattaaaaatcacgtaagaatcgtatttaaaaaatattagcctactgtttacataatttaatttgacGAACTTGGGTTTCTAAGAACCAAAGCCACCCGACCAGCTGGCAATGCTTTTAGGGCAGCCCATGCTTGAGTTCTTGTAAAGCCTTCCATTGACTGTCCTCCAGCGGAGATGAGTTCTGCACCAACCACAATGCGCCCACTTTGTGCAGCCGCGCCTCCTGAAGATTAAACAGAAAAATCCTATAATAAATCTTCGCAAATTCGAGACATAATTTACTATTTTACAGAATACGTTATTCTATAGAATaactacctaataatattataccgatGACTTGTAAAAGGAAGAAGAcactttagtaaaaaaaaactacttatcacagtttaaaaaaccaaaatttgAAAGTGTTGAGTTGTGTAAATCTTAGGTTCTACCTCAGAGAAAGCGCCGGATAACTATAATAACTTTTAATTCAGCGTTTAGTGAAAATACGGAGGACCGAATTTAATGCCCTACGCCAGAAAATTCGGTCCTTCGGCCCTTCATTGTGCTTCGCCTACTTGACCTTCGTTTTGTTATGGATAACAGTGTAGCTCTAAAAATAAGGCAGACAAGGCTACATAGAATCGGGGTGCTCAAATTTCGTTCTGATGGTTTAGAACGAAACCAAAATGCAAAATTGCAAACGTCTCTGAGGTAAAACAAGGGTAAAACCTAAGATTTATCGAGTAAGCTGGTAAAACTCCGAAATTATCTGACTTTTAAACTTAAGACTCAGTAGATCTTAATGGTAAAACCCACCAACCTCCCGAATGGGAGGCGGTTATCTTACCCACTAGTTTACTATCAAGGCTTCTCAATATAGGTACAAAGATTTTCTATAGTTACCTGCAAAGAGCTTTTTAATTGTTAAGGGACGATCGCCCTGAGGTGAGTCCCGTCCTCCGTCCAAGCCAAAACCTAAGCCAGCTCCACCACCAGCTTTTTCTAACATAACGGTCACTACAGAACGATCATTCTTGTCAGTTTCTTTTCTGTTAGCTACATCAGTTTGGTCTCCGTTCGACTCCGCTGAAATCAAACGAAAATTACacactattaatttaaattttatagttATAGATACTTatagtaactagatgatgtccacgacatTGTCTGCGTGGGTTATTATGGGTATTAAACATCCCgtgagagctctttgattttctgggttaAAAATTAGTCTTGTACGTCTCTaaaatgcaagttatctctgtattGTATGCTCACAACTCCTTAaatgtgaatttaggttttttaataagctcgtgggaagtctttgattttctgggaccaaaagtagcctatgtcctgccccgggttgcaagctctCTGTGCcaatcgtcaaaatcggtttagcggatgaaccgtgaaaagctagcagacagacacacattttacaGTATAGTATTAGATAAGTATGGACTTTACCCAAGACTTACTTGTAAacgcattataataatatagtcttCGTTCCAAAGACGGCATGATGAGTTTGGGGTAAGAGGTTATTatgtgattatttatttatgtgtattTCTTATGCCATTTCCCTAAGAAACTATTGGGTTGATTTTAATGAGGATTTTGTATATTATCACCTCAATGCAGATTAGGCCTTAAGCATGTTGTAGGCCACAAAGCGCGCTTAATTTTTAGCTTGTTTCATTCACGATGAAAATTAGGTCTTAGTTTTACGTACCATGTTCAGAGCCGTATGCTTTACGATTTCCGTTTTGTTGGACCTCATGTTCTATTTCAATTATAACTTCTGATCGTTGCTcctaaaatagataaaaatatttattttattttatttattagattaacttacggctacttagactaatacattaaaaaaaacttaattctgaaaatataacttactaaatgtagtcgccaattataagttaatacaacatttacaaacataaacaaaacacaaagacaaaataaaaatacattacatcaataagattacaggTAAGACTCAAGACTTAATATCTGACTTAATAAAATTCaggtttaaattaaatatttaaaaaataaaaaacatgaaaTTACCTTAAGTATAGTAACAGATTGAGCATGCGTCAAGCCGAGCATAGCAATGCCATTTATGCTTGTGATTTTTGACCCCCTTTTTATTCCAGCTTTTGCAGCAATACCATCTTCAAATACTCGATGTACCTGAAATGAGGTGTATTATCAAATaattacaaacataatattttattgtttttcctATTATAATTgcgtaaataattaaaaaaatactcacaGTGACATCTTTAGCCTCACAGTCAACTCCTCCGGCTAAAATTAGACCCACACCGGTCCCAGCGCCTTTTATAAGTCGGAAAATCTGTGTTGAAATCTTACAAAGGTCTCTTTTTTTAGTGTTAATTTGTtgtttattaatattactaTTTCTTGTTGTAATAGAAGATGAACTTTTTGCTTTAATGATAATAGTAGGAGTATTCAGTTCCTTTGTTTCATTTAATGGGGTTCCCTTTCGATTTTCTTcgagtttttcaattttttgcaCCTCTTTTTTACTTTGATTTGAACTGAAACTGTTTTTCTTTTGCAACATTACAGTTTTAATACTATCACTGTATTCTAAACAACCTTCATTGATTTCATTTGATATTTCAACTTTAGTATGTTTAAGTGTTTCTGCTACTTTCTCTACATCTTGATTCATTTCATTTTGTTTGCTTTTGTTTGATAAACTTGAATTGCGTTTCAATCGTGTATTTTTGAAGTCGGATTTTCGTTGTCGAATATTTACTTCACTGTCTGAGTCAGAATCACTGTCAACAATTATTTTGTTACGCCGTCTGTTTTCACCTTTTGTTATAGCACTCACCGATGTTGTGAGTGTAGAAAGGCGATCAGACGATTTATTTGTCGGACTGGGAGATCTGTTAAGAGACTCATGTGAGAATTTAGTTTCAACAACCGGCGACTTGAGCTTGACATCTCTTCCACTTCTACATTTTGCCGAAGCAACAATATTTCTTCTATTGATAGTATCCACGTTGTAAACTTTTGAAACTTTTCTCTTGTCTGAGTCAGCGACAGAACTTTCGAGAGAACTACAACTTGCTTGTGACCCTGATGTTGCTGCTGAACCTGCTGAGGAGCTGAGTGATATATTTGTATCCGAAGACATAGATCGgcaaatttttcttttgttataaTCTTCAAAATTTTTCTCAGTAGTGCATTTATTAGGTATTTCAGATTTGATAAGTTTGTAAGTATTATAATGAGAAATCCTTGGAGAAAGACGTGAGCTGTCTGATTCTATATTTTCAATAGTATGCATTGGTGAGGAAGCTGATGAACGATAACTAGATTGGGTTGAACTCATGGCCGAATCATTGTCGCTATCTACTATATCAGTCGTAGtgcatattttaatttctacatttttaaaatcttgAGTATTTCCATTAGCATGGCTTTTATAATAGTCTCTGTTAAGTAATGAACCTGATTTTGTAAGGGATGATTTCGAAAATTCAAATGAATTTCGTACTGGTTTTAAAGCAGAAGCATTGCTATAGTTATTGTTTCTGTTGTTTGTATCTATCTTTTCTACTAATTTGCGTTCCGGAGTCGATTCTTTTGATAAAGAAGAAGGAGAGTATACTTGCAAAGATTTCCGCTTAAATGCTGGGGAATACTTGGGAATGTTGTTCGGAATAAAGTtatttttccatttattttCTGATAAGGTTATAGATTTGGAATGGCTTAAGTTAGATTCCTTTTTGATGTCTTTATTTGGAGAATTGTAGAGGAACGGTTTTGAAAGCGAATCTAGAACTTTGATCTCAGGCAAATCAACAATAGGGGCTTGCACTTCAGGTATTACTAAGCCTCGCAGTTTTGACATAGATTTCTTTCTCTGCTCAATTAAATATTCTAAGTTAGATTTGTGTGTTGATACATTTTTGTTACTATTGTCATCACTTATACTTCGCACATGATACGCGGGACGAGTAAACGTTGCGTCCGATGGCAATGTAGTAGTGCTTCCATAAAAAAGAGGTTTACTGCTTATTTCTGGTTGAATAAAtcgcttaatatttttttctgtaattgAGTTTTCTATTGCACCGAGAACTTCAGGTCTATCAACGTTTCGTTTGAATGAGCGAGGCGTTTCATCCAGGTTATCTTGCGATTTTGTTAAGCGCCTATCCAAAGATGACACTTCAGTGTAATTACTCGTATATGGAGTTGAACTCTTTCGTAAAGTAGAATGTGATCTAATAGGTAAAGTTCCACACGTATCTAAACGATCCGATGAAGTCGCCAGATCAACGGAAAACATAGCAATCTTGTCCTTTACACTAGCTTCACTTCTTGCATCTTGAGTTCGCGATAAATAGGAGAACCGCGGACGAGTGCTATTCCAGCCAGTTCCAGTCGAGAGTCGAGGTGGTAAACGCGTAGGTAAGTCGGGAGTTTTTTCGATAGCATCCGTTGGCGTCTCCACCCCATCAGGAGGCTGTCGCGGACAGGACGGCAATGGTGTTTCGTCATTCGAAAGACTTTTGTCCTCGGCATCACTTTTGCTGACACGAtctgtaattaaaaatcactaaTTTAACTTAAATTTACTTTGacttaaatatgtacttgtggTCCTAAAATAAACATGACAGATGTTGTACCTAATAGCTTGAGAAAATGGACAGCTACCGTTTTGTCCTAATTCCCAACACGCAATCGTTCCTCTCAGTATCAGAAAGGTTTGATTCACATACTCGTTTGGGTCAGTTAATTGAAATACTTAATAGGCAGCAGTTTTTTCATTTacactttttacttttttagggttccgttaccAAACGGTGCAAACGGGAACCTATTtttaagcctccactgtccaaGTTGAAATTTTATCAAGAAGATATAAAAAATGCAAAATGGCTGccgtacaaataaaaaaaataaaaaagtgttatttcttgtacgatggtagggaacctttcgtgtgcgagttcgactcccacttgatcggttttttataaattattttgtgtCATGCAATTGATGCGcgtaaagtaagtacctacttatttatattcGCCTTTTAgattcatatttatttattgatcattcacctttacaattattttcaaatttattattataaaaagtttgCAAAACATAGcacaatatccatactaatccatactatcgatactaatattataaatgcgaaagtgtgtctctctgtcaactagcttttcacgacccaacagcttaaccgatttggatgaaatttggtacagagttagcttacatcccatgGGATGGACATAGGCATACTTACATTTTCGCCAATAGAAATAaagcctcaggaaagtccaattcatttgtgggtatgggtataataaaatcccgcaaactattttggacctACCaatacacaagtttaaaaaatctattaaaagtatgctcctgaaaaaagcatattacacaattgaagattatctaaatgatataagagcgtggatttgacctgcagcttgttccagcaacgcacaggactgcaaatactttttttatacatggcataacaTTGtatctatatcaaatatttgaaaagagcaaccgccgagttccttgctggttcttctcggtaggaaaggcattccgaaccagtagtaggtagatgcatccgacgattcaaaagtacttgtgaaagtttacttgaataaaaagtatttttatttattttaatagacggccactgctggagataggtctcttgtagggacctccacacgccacggtcttacgccgcctaaatccagtggctgcctgcgactcgtctgatgatagaaatacacactgtgaaaatttcaactctctacctattacggttcatgagatatagcctgctgacaaacagacggacagcgaaggctatAGTTATAGTGTTagcacccttcggatacggaaccgtATACTCGGCTAAAATTGGAGTGAATACGTgtataaaatttgaaaatacctTCTTCTATAATTGGGTGTAAAATACTCGAATGACGAATTTTAATAATGCAGTAAGATTTTGTATCCATCACTAACACCTTTTGTTTATACATCACGTGtttgtgaatatttttttgcacttCATGAAACACACGGGGGGAAAATCGCTAGTAAACTGataaaattcttatttttcAATTCCTATGTGTTCACTATTTACGTCATTGTACATACATTTCTACAGACATGGCACGCTCCCGTCTGTTTGCACAACTGTGCCAACCACTGAAACTTAGCTTTGTTAATCCAAATGCCATTTTCATGTCCTTCCTTTAAATTACATTGTCATTTATTCGAAGCAgcaaaattgaaattatttacctatttagtaAACGTATCACGGCTCTACCTACAAAGCTAATtccaaataaaattatacaccaATTATAGCTTTCTACGTAAAAAGGCAGTAAAGTAGCAGATCAAAGTTCAAAAAATACTGTTCCAAAAAATAACCTAGCCATGAATGAACCATACCTCTCGCTAGCAAACTATTCAAATCCTTCTCAACTAGGCCTCATCAAAATATTATCACCCACAACTAAGCCTGTAACTGATTTTAACGAGtgcagaaatagcttgcatcgaTTGCATGTGtatttaggctacttttggtcccgcaaattaaaagagtttccacgagaatttataaaacctaaatctacgttcAAAGTTGTCATCGTCTAattgatacagagatagttttCATCCTGGAGACTTCATAGAGTAGGtacgtaaaaaaataaagaagctTATTTAGTTCTTTTCATTTCTTATAAGAATTTTGTACAAATGGTATTTATCTACTTCACTCGTCATATCTGGTGCTAACTCAAGTATGTCCATTTAATCGCACTTGCACGTCGTTTTGAGGGGCAACTTTAAGTTTTTACACAGAGCTTTTAATGCTTCACGTTACATagagttgcaacttgcaaccgTTGTTGTAACATTTTATGTCTAATTACGAGTAGTGtttgtatttaagtttttacaaGTAGAGACTATTTAATTGTTAGTCATAACTTATAGCCAGTCAGAAGGTATACTAGGTGAAGTCCACGAttttatccacgtggatttaaggtTTTCATCTAGCTATCTTTGTGCAACGTTAGGTCAGCTCGACAGTTAAACGACTGCCCTGCCTAAAAATGAAATGCCTACAAAAAAACTCATTTGAAAGTGGCGCCCGccataatgatttttttttcaataaaattaaggaTAGCCAGTGACActtgggatgatgtaaggattctaacgatacctaggtaggtacttcaaagtcaaatcattttttcaaattgggtaccattgtacactttttgattgtcaaattGTTGATTTTGTAAGCTAATGAGCTACGAGGGTaccaaacgcgcccagatctgagaagagcccataacAAAAGCTtgttattctttttactatcaccactttacaaactcacttaaacttattagatcTATCatagctgttaagcaactcattcccaagttttcttatcatctaaatatttttttacattgtaggtaggtacctagtacctaataagatttttaataagtttacgtttcATGAAAATTTTGAACTTGTAGAGCGGCATCTCCAATAATTGTCTCCTGGGAGCTTCTTAtaaaaacgtaggtaggtacacagatGCCAATAAATTAATTGATAACTTTATTTACCCTAGAGGCGGCTATTTAattcatccaaatctgttcaggaatttagaagttatggtggaataaagaaactcatatTATGCATACCTAATATGGAATGgacatacctatagtccgcgacaggtcgagatggcaatcggggtatgaggcggggggacgtcccgcactcCTGCACGTAATCCGCGCTTGCCGCACTGTgttagcgcgggtgctgtgcgggtgtgcgtggcgttcccccccgattgctatctcgacctgtcgcgtactatacctacatgaaccctgaaGATATTAGTAGTTACACtaattttagggtttcgtacctcaaaaggaaaaacggaacccttataggatcactttgttgtctgtctgtctgtctgtcaagaaacctacagggtacttcccgttgacctagaatcttgaaatttggcaggtaggaagatcttatagctgacatttggggaaaaatctgaaaacggttaatttagggttagatcacacaaaaaaaaaattgtggtcatgaactaatattattttcaactttcgaagtgagtgactatatcaagcggggtatcatatgaaaggtcttcacctgtacattctaaaacagattttcatttatttttatgcatcatagtttttgaattatcgtgcaaaatgtcgaaaaaatacgactgtagtaccctcattgcgcgagcctgactcgcacgtgTTTTTTTGACAGGAAATGAATCTTACATACCTATTAACTAcattatacagtacgcggcggaaagaaatgtacatcgatctttagagggagatagcagatttgtagagcactctctctgtcgttgagaccgacaaaacgtcatataagtaggtatgagtgacagagacaacgctctacaaagccgaaatgtcattctaaaggccgatgtaggtaggtacattactttcggccgcgtactgtacctaagtagttaataattacatatatatatatttttgtaattcaAAAAGTGGTTAAATAATAAATCCTTGTTGGTAGCAGTTTTCACAAAATAACCGCTTTGTAAGATTACGGCTAAACTCGTTAAAACACTCATAAAAATACCaagagttaggtaggtatgttacaaCAATGGTAGAgcgaaaattaaattgtgaaacTCTGAAAATGCTTGACGTCGTATTTGATTCAacctataatattacctatctaATTGAAAAGTAAGCATTTAATGCAAATATGCCGTAGGTGTTAAATATCTATAACACAATATACCTATAGGGTTGTTGACacctatgtaggtatctattataaCGTCCATAACTAATGggtacttattatataaattggCAAAACTTTCGGGATTGTACTACCTAGGTATGGATACAAAGGTAGAAATAGGTAGTTTGTAgatataaaaatcggtcaaggcGAATCGGACTTGCCTTCacagagttccgtaccatcgtacaataaataacactttttttttttttttcaattttaatgacgggcaatttgaaatttttataatttgacAGAATTAtaacattctgtgaaaatttccactctatattacggttcaagagatgcagcccgctgatagacagacggacgggcagcggaGGCTTTGTTAGTGAAAGGGCCCCGTTGGCACTTTTGGTGttcggaaaccagcccagagtaaAGAAAATCtcagaaaattttaaaagagGATAAAAGTCTACCTTTGTGTTCTGATgacacttaggtaggtacacgagTCATcgtgatcaacacatcgccggtttactactgagaatgggtctcctatcagaatgagaaggatttaggccgtggtctgtcacgctggcccagtgcggattggcagacttcacacgccttggCTTCTccaaggcgtgtgaagtctgccaaaggcgttatggagaactctcatgcgtgcaggtttcgtcacgagttttccttcaccattcaAGGAAGTTAtaattttgcttaaaacgcacataactctaccACACCGTGATTGATACCTAGATAAGTAAATAAACCTTTTCACTGATGTTTGTTAAATTGAAGAGCGGTTAGCGTTTCTAACTTAGCGATGGTCAATAGTGCATTAATAAACTTCCTATTAactggtaattaaaaaaataaaagatattttttacataattaaaacagaaaaatctttttattctatACGGACCGATAAGCGAGATGGAGCGTCTGGGCAGCTTCCGTGTGTCCAGCATCGTAAAAAATTGTCGATCAGATCCCAAGTTAAACGTCATGGCCGAACTCATAACACTACACTTCCATTTACAAAACCTGTTTTCGGCATCCGCTCATTCATAATACATTTACTTTCATCGTCTTAAAAAAAGTGCGTAAAAACATTGTCACTAAAAAGCGTTACGTGAACAAAATGTTAACCACGTAATTAATAAGACCGCATCTGATGTCACAGAGTGACATGAGAGAGCACCGAGTTAAGAATGCGGAACATTTCCATTAAAGACCGAAATAACAGTTATTTAACATAGGGCGGTGCGTGCGGTGCGCCCACGATGCCGGCGGCGTGCGATCTCAGCGTCGAGACGCGTGCGCGGAACCGCCGCGGCGGGGCGCGATGCACTGAATCGCTTCGGACTTGCAGAATTTTGCAGCGTCGCCGCCCTTGACAGGGGCCGTTGCTCCGAGGCAGGGACGGACGACGAGCTGCGCACGCGACTCCCCGCATCCCTCGACCCGTCCGACGCCTCACAGACCCCTTTATGGCTCTGGACTTCGCCTATGCAGCGAAAACCTTAACAAACAGCCTTTGAGACCATTTGAATCGAacttaaaatgaaaattaagcTCGGAAATCGGAACCCAACATGTCAGTTGGTTTCAGAGTTTTActttcatttttaaaaagaacCCGCTGAccccaacataatattatgtatacttaCATTGCGTTCAGAGCTTAATTCACATTTAAAGTGAACCCAGCTTAATAAATTAGGTTCAGAgattaattttcatttaaagctcctttcaaaaattttactagcttatccccgcgacttcgtccgcgtgaactatacaaatttcaaacccctatttcacccccttaggggttgaattttcaaaaatcctttcctagcggatgtcataatagctatctgcatgccaaatttcagctcgatccgtccagtagtttgagctgagcgttgataaatcagtcagtcagcttttcctttcataccTATTTTTAAACGTACTTaacagaaaatattattatttcttatcAGTGCCAGTCACTGTCTATCAATTATCACGTCTGTGATAATTTTTATGACGTCATCTACCCAGTGTCACTTTACTGACTAATCTAAAGCcttcacaatttttagggttccgtacctcaaaaggaaaaacggaacccttataggatcactttgttgtctgtctgtctgtcaaaaaaacctacagggtatttcctagacctagaatcatgaaatttggcaggtaggtagatgttgtagcagacattcggggaaaaatctgtaaaccgtgaatttgtggttac
This genomic stretch from Maniola hyperantus chromosome 2, iAphHyp1.2, whole genome shotgun sequence harbors:
- the LOC117992663 gene encoding probable serine/threonine-protein kinase nek3, whose protein sequence is METGASDEEFITIVPVGDNKPAAQDSAFVTVLTVGAAAGAAKVVVCRPRGARLGLGLKFEGGSAAAERVRRLLVQSCAEDSPAAKASTPWGKLIPGDEILAIDGVTVSNLTRIECVRRLKDSDESLELLVRHFEAEKQPEQNSMDFKENVIDNKQSSEITRPSTLPPPVPPRKLGKKNSFKEKSILQTLGEQNTLGNIDASKEAENVKDTLHSSVIPMINKLSRKSSFDSHIHRQKESIAYLRKGSPEEVRRLVRRLSDGKAIPPDAEVYLDLLSNEWERCLVLADAESDDTGSSISTVVDRLGSMANSVENSIPSTPIMQPKSIDIQKVLNSIENIDSDLLKDMTRAKLLEISDESRKNDRKLSDNGLKNHEIEIQNALVTENTIAKKVEKNDKNNNHTQILKRNTETNDSTKINDKTSKQESVSEKPKPMPRNTKVERSASEKKRRPIPIPELLSPPLSEPLLTPTKKTCIETWLQRSEIEMNSKTEDKLEDNSVPEILPRLIDFVPKTQYKDSSGSESPPSTCTRPTTAPPPPPVETREDGSGASLDTIGELDESSDVTDNVKPATDNETNKRKSLYERNFWDDRVSKSDAEDKSLSNDETPLPSCPRQPPDGVETPTDAIEKTPDLPTRLPPRLSTGTGWNSTRPRFSYLSRTQDARSEASVKDKIAMFSVDLATSSDRLDTCGTLPIRSHSTLRKSSTPYTSNYTEVSSLDRRLTKSQDNLDETPRSFKRNVDRPEVLGAIENSITEKNIKRFIQPEISSKPLFYGSTTTLPSDATFTRPAYHVRSISDDNSNKNVSTHKSNLEYLIEQRKKSMSKLRGLVIPEVQAPIVDLPEIKVLDSLSKPFLYNSPNKDIKKESNLSHSKSITLSENKWKNNFIPNNIPKYSPAFKRKSLQVYSPSSLSKESTPERKLVEKIDTNNRNNNYSNASALKPVRNSFEFSKSSLTKSGSLLNRDYYKSHANGNTQDFKNVEIKICTTTDIVDSDNDSAMSSTQSSYRSSASSPMHTIENIESDSSRLSPRISHYNTYKLIKSEIPNKCTTEKNFEDYNKRKICRSMSSDTNISLSSSAGSAATSGSQASCSSLESSVADSDKRKVSKVYNVDTINRRNIVASAKCRSGRDVKLKSPVVETKFSHESLNRSPSPTNKSSDRLSTLTTSVSAITKGENRRRNKIIVDSDSDSDSEVNIRQRKSDFKNTRLKRNSSLSNKSKQNEMNQDVEKVAETLKHTKVEISNEINEGCLEYSDSIKTVMLQKKNSFSSNQSKKEVQKIEKLEENRKGTPLNETKELNTPTIIIKAKSSSSITTRNSNINKQQINTKKRDLCKISTQIFRLIKGAGTGVGLILAGGVDCEAKDVTVHRVFEDGIAAKAGIKRGSKITSINGIAMLGLTHAQSVTILKEQRSEVIIEIEHEVQQNGNRKAYGSEHAESNGDQTDVANRKETDKNDRSVVTVMLEKAGGGAGLGFGLDGGRDSPQGDRPLTIKKLFAGGAAAQSGRIVVGAELISAGGQSMEGFTRTQAWAALKALPAGRVALVLRNPSSSN